The proteins below come from a single Ochotona princeps isolate mOchPri1 chromosome 6, mOchPri1.hap1, whole genome shotgun sequence genomic window:
- the LOC105941807 gene encoding olfactory receptor 4K3-like: MDHRNQSMVSEFVLLGLFHSLNIQALLFMVFSTLYIIIVSGNIVIVILIITDPHLHYPMYFLLANLSFVDMWLSSNTTPKMITGLLKKSKTISFGGCMCQIFFAQCIAALEMVLLVVMAYDRYVAICKPLHYTTIMSLQRCTGLVVTAWTIGFVHALSQIVFIVQLPFCGPKEIDSFFCDRPLVIKLACTDTRNLNIFMNINCGFVAITSFVLLLISYTYILLTVCKNSKTGASKALSTCTAHITVVVLFFGPCIFLYVWPLSITWIDKFLAVFYSVFTPLLNPIIYTLRNKEMRNAMKRFRSYMYF, from the coding sequence ATGGATCATCGAAATCAGTCCATGGTGTCAGAATTTGTACTTCTGGGGCTCTTCCATTCCTTGAATATTCAGGCCTTACTCTTCATGGTATTTTCCACACTTTACATCATCATTGTATCTGGAAACATTGTCATTGTGATCTTAATCATCACTGACCCTCATCTCCACTATCCCATGTACTTCCTGTTGGCCAATCTATCCTTCGTTGACATGTGGCTTTCTTCTAACACCACTCCTAAGATGATCACAGGCCTCCTGAAGAAGAGCAAGACCATTTCCTTTGGAGGCTGCATGTGCCAGATCTTCTTTGCCCAATGCATTGCTGCACTTGAGATGGTGCTTCTAGTAGTtatggcctatgaccgctatgtggccatctgcaaACCTCTCCATTACACTACCATTATGAGTCTGCAAAGGTGTACTGGGTTGGTGGTGACTGCCTGGACCATTGGCTTTGTGCATGCCCTCAGTCAAATTGTGTTTATTGTACAGTTACCCTTCTGTGGACCCAAGGAAATAGATAGCTTTTTCTGTGACAGACCACTGGTAATCAAGCTTGCCTGCACGGATACCcgtaatttaaacatttttatgaatatcAACTGTGGGTTTGTGGCCATTACTTCCTTTGTCCTTTTGTTGATATCCTACACATACATTCTTCTCACTGTCTGCAAAAACTCTAAAACTGGAGCATCCAAGGCCCTCTCTACCTGCACTGCCCACATCACTGTGGTGGTGCTCTTCTTTGGGCCCTGCATCTTCCTTTATGTGTGGCCACTCAGCATCACCTGGATTGACAAATTTCTTGCTGTGTTTTACTCTGTGTTCACACCGCTCTTGAATCCAATTATTTATACTCTAAGAAATAAAGAGATGAGAAACGCTATGAAGAGATTCAGAAGCTACATGTATTTCTAG
- the LOC101518139 gene encoding olfactory receptor 4K14-like — MDHGNQSAVSEFVLLGLCHTWNIQIILFVIFLMIYIFIISGNIAIMTLVITDSHLHSPMYFFLANLSFVDMWLSSNTTPRMITDILRENKTISFGGCMSQIFFSHFIAGLEMVILVIMAYDRYVAICKPLRYSTVMNLQKCIGLVVTGWTVGFVHAMSQIIVLVQLPFCGPREIDSFFCDRPLVINLACMDSSNLKILMNVDCGVVAVTCFILLLISYTYILLNVHRSSKTGASKALSTCTAHITVVVLFFGPCLFIYVWPLNITWMDKFLAVFYSVITPLLNPIIYTLRNKEMKNAMKRFRRYYMVPKGNTPC; from the coding sequence ATGGATCATGGTAATCAGTCTGCAGTGTCAGAATTTGTGCTTCTGGGACTTTGTCATACATGGAACATTCAGATTATACTCTTTGTGATATTTTTGATGATTTACATATTTATCATATCTGGAAATATTGCCATCATGACCTTGGTCATCACTGACTCCCACCTCCACTCCCCCATGTACTTCTTTTTGGCCAACCTTTCTTTTGTTGACATGTGGCTCTCCTCAAACACCACACCCAGGATGATCACAGACATTCTCAGAGAAAATAAGACAATTTCCTTTGGAGGGTGCATGTCCCAGATCTTCTTTTCACACTTCATTGCAGGACTTGAGATGGTAATACTGGTGATAATGGCCTACGATCGCTATGTAGCAATCTGTAAACCACTCCGCTACTCCACTGTAATGAACCTGCAAAAGTGCATTGGGTTGGTGGTGACTGGCTGGACTGTTGGCTTTGTGCATGCCATGAGTCAAATTATTGTACTTGTACAGCTGCCCTTCTGTGGCCCCAGAGAAATAGACAGTTTCTTCTGTGATAGACCATTGGTGATCAATCTTGCCTGCATGGATTCCTCTAACTTGAAAATTTTAATGAATGTTGACTGTGGAGTTGTGGCTGTAACATGTTTTATTCTGCTCCTGATATCCTACACGTATATTCTTCTCAATGTTCACCGAAGCTCTAAGACTGGAGCATCCAAGGCCCTCTCTACCTGCACTGCCCACATCACTGTGGTGGTGCTCTTCTTCGGACCCTGCCTCTTCATCTATGTGTGGCCACTCAACATCACCTGGATGGACAAATTCCTGGCTGTGTTTTACTCAGTTATCACACCGCTCTTGAATCCAATTATTTATACTCTGAGAAATAAGGAGATGAAAAATGCTATGAAGAGGTTCAGAAGATACTACATGGTTCCTAAGGGAAATACTCCTTGCTGA
- the LOC101518381 gene encoding olfactory receptor 4F17-like has translation MDLGNQSMVSEFVLLGLCQSWNTQALLFVIFLMLYLLIVSGNVFIVILIITDSHLHSPMYFLLANLSFVDMWLSSVTTPKMITDFLRESKTISFGGCMCQILFVHFVGGGEMVLLVVMAYDRYVAICKPLHYTTIMSLQKCTGLVVTAWTIGFVHALSQIVFIVQLPFCEPKEIDSFFCDRPLVIKLACTDTRNLNIFMNINCGFVAITSFVLLLISYTYILLTVCKNSKTGASKALSTCTAHITVVVLFFGPCIFIYVWPLNITWIDKFLAVFYSVFTPLLNPIIYTLRNKEMRSAMKRFSSCHIDSKEYT, from the coding sequence ATGGATTTAGGAAATCAGTCCATGGTGTCAGAATTCGTGCTTCTGGGACTTTGCCAGTCATGGAACACTCAAGCCTTACTCTTTGTGATATTTTTGATGCTTTATCTGCTCATCGTGTCTGGAAATGTTTTCATCGTAATCTTAATCATCACTGACTCACATCTCCACTCCCCCATGTACTTCCTGTTGGCCAATCTGTCCTTTGTCGACATGTGGCTTTCCTCGGTCACCACTCCTAAGATGATCACAGACTTCCTCAGGGAGAGCAAGACCATTTCCTTTGGAGGCTGCATGTGCCAGATCCTGTTTGTGCATTTTGTTGGAGGAGGCGAGATGGTGCTTCTAGTAGTtatggcctatgaccgctatgtggccatctgcaaACCTCTCCATTACACTACCATTATGAGCCTGCAAAAGTGCACTGGGTTGGTGGTGACTGCCTGGACCATTGGCTTTGTGCATGCCCTCAGTCAAATTGTGTTTATTGTACAGTTACCCTTCTGTGAACCCAAGGAAATAGATAGCTTTTTCTGTGACAGACCACTGGTAATCAAGCTTGCCTGCACGGATACCcgtaatttaaacatttttatgaatatcAACTGTGGGTTTGTGGCCATTACTTCCTTTGTCCTTTTGTTGATATCCTACACATACATTCTTCTCACTGTCTGCAAAAACTCTAAAACTGGAGCATCCAAGGCCCTCTCTACCTGCACTGCCCACATCACTGTGGTGGTGCTCTTCTTTGGGCCCTGCATCTTCATCTATGTGTGGCCACTTAACATCACCTGGATTGACAAATTTCTTGCTGTGTTTTATTCTGTATTTACACCGCTCTTGAATCCAATTATTTACACTCTGAGAAATAAGGAGATGAGAAGCGCTATGAAGAGATTTAGTAGCTGTCACATAGACTCTAAGGAATACACTTAG
- the LOC101518621 gene encoding olfactory receptor 4L1-like — protein MSNSSMISEFVLLGLTSTWELAICFFFIFLLAYTAILAGNILIVVIVTFDSHLHSIPMYFLLGNLSFLDMFISTVTTPKMIMDFFKEHKTISLGGCMAQMFFLHFLGGTEMTLLIAMAVDRYIAICKPLHYTAIMNRRVLKGSLLLSWTVGFVHTMSQMVFTVTLPFCGPNVIDDVFCDLPLVLKLACTETYVLELLVIADSGLLSFICFILLLISYTIILGTVWRRSSAGLSKALSTLSAHITVVTLFFGPCIFIYAWPFNSFSVDKFLSVFYSVVTPLLNPIIYTLRNREMNAAMGRLRSRHVSSWQFF, from the coding sequence ATGAGCAATAGCTCAATGATATCTGAGTTTGTTTTGTTGGGACTCACCAGCACTTGGGAACTGgcaatttgctttttcttcatatttttgttgGCCTACACAGCAATCTTAGCAGGAAACATCCTCATTGTGGTCATCGTTACTTTTGACTCGCACCTGCATTCAATACCCATGTACTTCCTTCTTGGAAATCTCTCCTTCCTCGATATGTTTATTTCCACAGTCACAACCCCTAAGATGATCATGGATTTCTTCAAGGAGCACAAAACCATCTCCTTGGGGGGATGTATGGCTCAGATGTTCTTCCTTCACTTTTTAGGGGGCACGGAGATGACTCTTCTGATTGCTATGGCCGTGGATCGGTACATTGCAATATGCAAACCCCTCCACTACACAGCCATCATGAACCGCCGAGTGCTCAAGGGATCTCTGCTGCTGTCATGGACTGTTGGCTTTGTGCATACTATGAGCCAGATGGTCTTCACTGTCACCTTGCCCTTCTGTGGCCCCAATGTGATAGATGATGTATTTTGTGACCTTCCTCTCGTTCTAAAGCTGGCCTGCACTGAGACCTATGTGTTGGAGTTGCTGGTGATTGCTGACAGTGGACTACTGTCCTTCATTTGCTTCATTCTCTTACTCATATCCTACACTATCATTCTGGGGACCGTGTGGCGTCGAtcctctgctggactctccaAGGCTTTGTCCACACTGTCTGCTCATATCACGGTGGTCACACTTTTCTTTGGACCGTGCATCTTCATTTATGCTTGGCCTTTTAACAGCTTTTCAGTTGATaagtttctttctgtgttttactCAGTTGTTACACCCTTATTGAATCCCATTATTTACACCCTGAGGAATCGGGAGATGAATGCTGCCATGGGTCGACTGAGGAGCCGACATGTCAGCTCCTGGCAGTTCTTCTGA